Proteins found in one Hippopotamus amphibius kiboko isolate mHipAmp2 chromosome 12, mHipAmp2.hap2, whole genome shotgun sequence genomic segment:
- the PFDN4 gene encoding prefoldin subunit 4: MAATMKKAAAEDVNVTFEDQQKINKFARNTSRITELKEEIEVKKKQLQNLEDACEDIMLADDDCLMIPYQIGDVFISHSQEETQEMLEEAKKTLQEEIDTLDSRVESIQRVLADLKVQLYAKFGSNINLEADES; this comes from the exons ATGGCGGCCACCATGAAGAAAGCG GCTGCAGAAGATGTCAATGTTACTTTTGAAGATcaacaaaagataaacaaatttgcACGGAATACAAGTAGAATCACAGagctgaaggaagaaatagaagtaaaaaag AAACAACTCCAAAATTTAGAAGATGCTTGTGAGGACATCATGCTTGCAGATGATGACTGCTTAATGATACCTTATCAGATTGGTGATGTTTTCATTAGCCATTCTcaagaagaaacacaagaaatGTTAGAAGAAGCAAAA aaaacTTTGCAAGAAGAAATTGACACCTTAGACTCCAGAGTGGAATCAATTCAGCGGGTGTTAGCAGATTTGAAAGTTCAGTTATATGCAAAATTTGGGAGTAACATAAACCTTGAAGCTGATGAAagttaa